From a region of the Helianthus annuus cultivar XRQ/B chromosome 5, HanXRQr2.0-SUNRISE, whole genome shotgun sequence genome:
- the LOC110942173 gene encoding 2-oxoisovalerate dehydrogenase subunit alpha 2, mitochondrial, which produces MSMLLFLTRTRTSGGNFVKRIICSNPILSPYQPTSSSSSLPSHLSGSNKRSNGTTFAFRYSYSCSSTYATFLGARGYSSMKAGEQMLSEEDVDDGEYALEENKAMDFPGGKITYTTEINFLPASSDKRVQCYQVLDKDGYPISFNMSELVSKEVALKMYKGMVTLNIMDKFFYEAQRQGRLSFYLTSFGEEAINLASAAALSSDDIVLAQYREPGILLWRGFTVQDFANQCFGNNSGHGKGRQMPIHYGSKSLNFITISSPLTTQLPQAVGMAYSLKMDKKDSCVVAFFGDGSASEGDFHAALNFAAVMDAPVVFVCRNNGWAISTPVTDQFRSDGIVIKGQAYGISSIRVDGNDALAVYNVVRSAREIAVSEQRPILIEAMTYRVSHHSTSDDSTKYRSVDEIEHWKTVHSPITRFKKWVERKGWWSDKEESELHVTAKKEVTHAIDEGEKEEMPPLRDMFTDVYDELTSNLMEQETLLRETIQKHPLDFPKDIPL; this is translated from the exons ATGAGCATGCTACTATTTTtaacaagaacaagaacaagtGGAGGTAACTTCGTCAAGAGAATCATATGTAGCAACCCAATATTAAGCCCTTATCAACcaacctcttcttcttcttcactccCATCTCATCTAAGTGGTTCGAATAAGCGAAGCAACGGAACGACTTTCGCATTTCGATATTCGTATTCATGCAGCTCAACATATGCAACTTTTTTGGGGGCTCGCGGTTACAGCTCCATGAAAGCTGGGGAACAGATGTTATCTGAAGAAGATGTTGATGATGGTGAATATGCTTTGGAAGAAAATAAG GCTATGGATTTTCCAGGTGGCAAGATTACGTATACAACTGAGATCAACTTTCTTCCTGCTTCGTCTGATAAGAGGGTGCAATGTTATCAAGTACTTGATAAGGATGGTTACCCGATCTCATTTAACATGTCGGAATTA GTGAGTAAGGAAGTTGCACTGAAAATGTATAAAGGCATGGTTACCCTTAATATTATGGATAAATTCTTTTATGAGGCACAAAGGCAAGGAAGATTATCATTCTATTTAACCTCATTTGGCGAGGAAGCTATCAACTTAGCATCTGCTGCAGCACTTAGCTCCGACGATATAGTATTGGCTCAG TATAGAGAGCCGGGAATTTTGTTATGGCGTGGTTTCACGGTGCAAGACTTTGCAAACCAATGCTTCGGAAACAATTCTGGCCATGGAAAAGGCAGGCAAATGCCAATTCATTACGGTTCAAAGAGCCTCAATTTTATTACAATCTCATCACCCTTAAC AACACAACTTCCACAAGCAGTTGGTATGGCGTATTCACTAAAAATGGATAAAAAAGATTCATGTGTAGTGGCTTTTTTTGGAGATGGTAGTGCAAGTGAG GGTGATTTTCACGCTGCTTTGAATTTTGCTGCGGTAATGGATGCCCCTGTTGTATTCGTATGTCGTAACAATGGATGGGCGATTAGTACTCCTGTCACCGATCAGTTTCGAA GTGATGGGATTGTTATAAAAGGCCAAGCGTACGGGATTTCAAGTATAAGGGTAGATGGAAACGATGCTCTCGCGGTTTACAATGTTGTCCGTAGTGCTCGTGAGATAGCCGTCAGCGAACAACGACCAATACTTATCGAG GCCATGACATATAGAGTAAGTCACCACTCTACTTCTGATGATTCCACTAAGTACCGATCTGTGGATGAAATTGAACACTGGAAGACAGTGCATTCCCCTATAACAAGATTCAAAAAATGGGTCGAGAGAAAAGGTTGGTGGAGCGATAAAGAAGAATCCGAGCTTCATGTTACAGCAAAGAAAGAG GTTACACATGCGATAGATGAAGGTGAAAAGGAAGAAATGCCACCACTTAGAGATATGTTCACAGATGTATATGATGAATTGACTTCAAATTTAATGGAGCAGGAAACATTGCTTAGAGAAACAATACAAAAGCATCCACTTGACTTCCCTAAGGACATACCACTATGA